aggggagatatgatagaggtctataaaataatgagtggagttgaacgggtagacgtgaagcgtctgattacgctttccaaaaatactaggactagggggcatgcaatgaaactacaaagtagtaaatttaaaacaaattggagaaatttttcttcactcaacatgtaattaaactctggaattcattgccagagaatgtagtaaaggtggttagcttagcagagtttaaaaaaggtttggacgcttcctaaaggaaaggtgcatagaccattactaaattgtacttgaggaaaatccattctttctgggataagcagtataaaatgttttgtacttttttgggatcgtgccaggtatttgtgacctggattggccactgttggaaacaggatgctgggtttgatggatatttggtctgtcccagtatggcaatacttatgtacttatgatttatttatttatttgttgcatttgtatcccacattttcccacctatttgcgggctcagtgtggcttacaataagacttgaataatagaaatacatttgttacaactaagttatggattacattgtacagagttgtgcgaggcattcgaatatcgttggtagtataacaatgggacaaaacACAGAGAcattagaaagagacaatgggaaaaaagggcattattaggcgcctagacatatagtgtacatagttccgtggacgaatgtatggttgactggataaagggatgatggatcagatgtggatgtgtattgcattttggacagtgagtggtctctatgtgtattggctctttccataagtttgttcgaacaggtgtgtcttcagtagtttacggaaggaggcttgttcgttgatcattcttaggttgcgtggtaatgtattccaagacttcgtgctcttgtaggaaaaggttgacgcgtgtatcgtcttgtacttcaagcccctgcaggttgggtaatgaaggttgaggtgagttcgggatgatcattgaggaggaatatgtttagcatgtatTTACATGGTACTTGTTCTAAGAGCcccgtttagcatgcatttgcatgctagttgtgttcagagcacacgagcgcattgtttcatgcgctcaggggctctgatcatggggcggcgGCAGGCACTAGTACAacactaatagcctctagtgcctgcgtttgcttgtGATCATTAGCCCattagtgccccttttgctccttcatgatctaacagttccccggattccttcacaggctttctgcttctgatgtaccttaaAAAGGTGTAACTATAAGTTTTTATCTTCAGGGCACGTTTTCCTtcctattctcttttagcctcctTTATCAGTGCtctgcatctagcttgacactgcttatgttacttcttattttcttcattcagatcctttctccattctttgaaggatggtcttttggctctaacagcttctttcacttcaccttttaaccttgctggctgtcattttctcttttttccacttttgttaatacgtggaatacatttggtctggacttccacgatggtatttttaaacaatgtccacacctgatttaaagtcataaccctttcagcttctttttaatcattttcctcattttgtcatagtcacccttttgaaaaattaaatgctgctacagtagatttcttaaTGACTTCATTCAAAATACCGCTCAAATTTGATATTATGATCAatgtttcccagcggatccaacaccattacctctcataccatgccctgcattccattaaggactagatctaaaatagctcctctTCTTATaaattcttggaccagttgctccaagaagcagtcatttattacacctTTACCTCCCTAGTgatccctgatgtaacatttatccagtcaatatttgggtaattaaaatcacccattagtaGTTCAAACAATGGTAAAAAGGGTTTGGGCTAGATTTACCAAAATGTGTTAACATGTAATAACATCTGTTATTTATTGCAAGTCCTATTTTATGTAATGAAACTTATTTACTAATACTGCACAttaaacactcccccccccccttttttacaaagccacgtggcCTAACTTTGAATGGGTTGTTTTGGCTTTACCGTACCGGCAGCTgaaagcacagctttgtaaaagggggagggtAAGGGTGTTAGTGTGCACTGACAGCAGCAATGCACTTTAAGAAACCCAGCTCTTAATTGtttgctttttcatttatttattaggatttatttaccgcctttttgaaggaattcactcaaggcggtggttGCATTGGTAAAAAGTTTTATGCTGTCAGATCCCTTCTCCAGCCTTTGCTGGCAATCCTTTCCTAAAACATAAAAAGTGGGTATTTTCACCCGTGAATACTTTTCAGAATTTTATTTAGAATATATGGGAGAGGTACAAATTATTTACAAGTTTTGTACATAGACCCTGAAATAATATAACAAAGTTTTGTAAATAatattttacatatatatatatacaaagttAAAGTGACTTTTTCTGGAAGTAGAACAGTTTGTGAAAACTCTATATATCTTATAGTTATTAATATCATAACTTTTCCTTATAtatacctttatttttattttacagatTGCATGGGTTAGGTCAGGGACAACGatttccagaggtggccagtagAGGGCAGCACCACATTAGCAAACAGCGCTGGCCAAAGTCACTGATATCCCTCGAAGTTGCTTCTTGGCTGTTTTTATAAACTTGCCACATTTTGCACCTTCAAATTTAcagacaataaaacattttactgCCACCAACCATGACTGATTTATTGAGCCATCAGAACAGGGCTGAGGGAAGACAGTAGCACTCGCCATAGTACAGTGTCTCAGGAAGGTCAGGTGCGCAGTCTTAGCTGGGTACCAGAGCTTCCGCTCTGCACTGCCCTAAAGCCTGTATTGGTGCAATCCCTTGCCCTGGCCCTGGCTCGGAAGGAACTGATCCTGATGTttccattttttctctctttcttttttttgttctgaTCAAGATCGTGCTGGATGCTTTACCACCAGACTCACCCATCATTTCAGACTTGGAGCCAGGAGCCAAGCTGTTCTATTGCACATATGGCCTCACAGCACCATGGTAGGGATGTGGTGTGCCAGGGAGGCTGGGTGTGGCACGGGCAGCGTGGGGGAATGCGCCTGCAGGGAGCTAGCCGAGGGCCGGTGCCGGGCGCTCTTCTGATGGGCTCGCAGGCCAGCCAGCTGCGAATAGGCACTCTGGCACACCTGGCATTTATAGGGCCTCTCCCCCGTGTGCAGCCGCACGTGGTTGCGCAGTGTTGACGATTGGCTGAAGCGCCGGTTACAGAAGCGACACACAAAGGGCTTGTCCAGAGTGTGGATGCGCATGTGGGAGCGCAGGTTGCTGCGGGAGTTGAAGCCCCGGTGGCAGATCACGCAGCGCATGCGGCCTGCAGCAGCGCTCGAAACATCAGCCGGATGGAAGTCATCTGTTCATTGAGAGAGacgaaaaaaaaagaggaaatctTGGGTCAGCCTGATGCAGCCTCAGAAGATTCTACTCCCACCCCGAGCACAGTACTTGCATATGTCACCATATGTCACCACACTGACCAATAGAAGTGCTGCTTAGACAATGGCCAGTGACATCACAGAGAGTAGACCCCGCACCCCTACGCACTGGAACCGCTAGAAAGTGGCATCTCAACCCTGGGTGTTTGTGCTATGTGGGTGGGGGCTAGTAGACAGATTTAAATCAGTTACACCACAACTCTTTGTGGAGCTGATGACCACAGGAAAGGGGTGGATataggcaggggggacaaaaacTTAGGACCTTTGCGTCAGGATCACAAATCTAGGAAAATAAATAGCAGGGTTATATTTATAAGTATAGGGTGTAATATTAAACCTGGCCTTAGCATTTATAAGGCTGGTCCCTCAAGGGATTTTCTATACCCAGATACTTAATGCCAAGCCATACCTGGATACTGGTACCCAGCTCTTTAGTAACTATCAGGGTattgccaatattcaatgcttgATCCAGGCAAGTTAAAACAACTGTTGTAATGACCTAACTGCCTTAATAGTTATCTAGGTACCAGTGCTAAAAGATCAGTAGAATCCAGATAACTTCCAGCTGTGGCGCAGAATTGCCTCAcctttaactggatagtgctgagcagtGAGGTCAGTTTTCAGGTCCCTGCCACTGAGCGGAATTTTTCCTACCCAGTTAATGCCCACTGAATATTAGGCCTCATTTCGGGAGACAGAAAGCATACAGAGGTACAGTAGGACGCCCCTTATCCAAACTCTGCTTATCCGGAAGTCCAGTTATCCAGACTGCTTCCAAGTTCtttattttataaattttattttataaaattatgcccaattacagtaaaaaaaatttaTATCATCACAGAGTTGggtatttttttctcatttattattaaaaataaaaaaataacactcCACATGTAACTCTCAAAGTGTGTGCTCTTAAGGAATACCCAGTTATCCGGATTTTCCATTATCCGGACTGCTCTCTGGTGAGGTTAGTCCCGATAATTGGCGTCCTACTGTATTTGCATTTTCAGTACATGTGCATGGAGCAAAGGGAAGATAGGCAGGTACCCCAAAGGGAGATATTCAGATAGGAACTACGCAGGTAGATTGttaagaacaaacaaacaaaaaaaacaccttcCTAAAATTATGTGGGTAACTTTTCTTTAAGTGATTTGGTTAATATATAGCCCTCGAGTTAGGACATCCCAGGCAGGTGGGTCAAAATTAATCCATGCTATTTgcaactctgtgtgtgtgtgggaagatGTAGAGCCCATGCTAGAATTTGCTAAGTAGAACTGCAGCTCCAGGTGTATTGCTAataaagggttccttttacaaaggcgctgtaGCATTTTGCCCATACAttccctatgggtgtctctagtgtttagcatgtactaatcattaacacacgctaaaaacgctatcacacctttgtaaaagacccccacactGGGGGAGAGTGGATATGGGGAACCTTTACCGCTGTTGCTGATGCCACCCATGTAATACTTGCAAGAATAACtagggtgaccccccccccaaaaaagctacAAGAGTGGTGATGAAGGGGTTTTCATCAGAAACAGGCAAACCTGAGAGACCAGAGTAGTGGTGAATCTCTGAAAATGCAATGCAATCAATGGGcaggtcctcctcctcctccttccagatTACCCTCTCTCACCTCTTGTATCCACCCACATTTAATTCACTGCACTGGACAAAAGGCACCCCTAGGAGATcctgcactgctgctgcctggcCTGTGATGGGGCAGGTGGGGTGCTGGGACTTGCCCTGCTGCTTCTTTATTTCACCTGTTCTCTGAAGCACTTAAGTGTTCTGTTTCTATTACTCTCACTGTGGCTGTAGGAGTGACTGCActggaagagaaggggaaggaaaggTGCATAGAAATTACCATGTTTATTTTTCTTCTGCTCTTCCTCCAGACCTGGCACACCAGGAATCCCCAGGAAAGTGTTGTGAGAGTTTCCATACCAAACCAGAAGCTCCTGGTCTGGGGGAATTGTCTGCAGAAGAAGGAAGAACATTTATTTTCTTGCCAGACTCTTTATAGTGAAAGTAAAAATTAGGACCTTGGTAGGAATGGTTTAACAGGTAAAGCCAAACAACAACAGTGTAACATCTGTCCTTGGACAATGCTTGGTGCCCTTTGAAGCACATCCTACAGCCACAAAAAGGTatcaattttattttgttgttattttttttttttctatttagtgatctttaaagtggagtggaggagtagcctagtggttagtgcagtgaactttgatcctggggaactgagtttgattcccactgcagctccttgtgactctgggcaagtcacttaaccctccattgcccctggtacaaaataagtgcctgaatatatgtaaaccactttgaatgtagttgcaaaaaactcagaaaggcagtttatcaagtcccattttcctttccctatttgagattctagatggaatgttgctactattggagattcttcatggaatgttgctactattggagagtctgttgctactgtttgagattctacatggaatgttgctattccattagcaacattccatgtagaagcctgcccttgcagatcagcaatgcggccgcgcaggcttctgtttctgtgagtctgacgtcctgcctcagaaaggcggtatatcaagtcccatttccctttccctaaagtaGACTAAGATGGCAACTGCAGAACTTTCTCCTAAGACCATGAGGCTGGAGAGGTGCAGTCACGGCCTCCAGCCATTGTTTAATAGTGACATCTACTGACAGGCTTCAAAGCTGAGGAGAGCTGCACCAAGAGGGAGACAGCAAAAATCATAGCTGGATGGCCCATCATTTGCAACTAAACAGCTCCAtcctccactcctccaaataCAGCCAGAGAGCCAATTAACAGGAAAAGAACTGCTTTGTCAACTTATCAGAGCAATTTAGGACTACCACCTGATCACGTCAAGCTTATCAATAACACTATAATATTTTAGCTAGACAGTTTCACTCACTAAACTTTCCCACAGCCTAGTGGTCTTTAGCCCCAAGAATCACTCATGTGATGTGTCTCCAAAGGGAGCAGGACTAACACTTCTGTGTCAGGACTTGACAGCGTGCACACGTCATAATATCGGTGCTTGTCTTAGCTGAGTGCTCTTTCCAGCATTGCATAGGTAGCCCTCTCGCACCTGCTAAAAAACTTCATTGATGACAAACGAAAACAGGACTTGTGTATTCACAAAACAtgacaacttggccgcagctttatttaaatcCAACAGAACTTAAAACTGAGTATACCCAAGCCAACCAGAAGCTTTGCAGCTTTAACATGCCAATCCCAGTCCGTCGCCACTAGCAAGACTGATCATTCACCAAACAGTAAACCAGAGCTCCCCGCCACGCAGCGAGAGGGCTCAACCTTAAGCGCAGCTGCCTAGCTTATCTCTCACCAGGCTTGGGTACACCCGCCCTAAACTGTGACATTATGTCTGGATGCTTTATCCCAACAattagggaggaagggagggattaaTTCTCTCCCTCCTGAACACCATCTTTGCTGGCGTTTGGGCTCTCCCCGGGGATTATAAATCCCCGGCTTCTACTCCTCCTTCCCACAGAGGGGTGCCGGTGCGGTGCGTGGCAGGAAAAATTCCCCTGCCACCCAATGCCCACCCCGCTGCATACCCTGTGCAGGCTCATCGGGGGTACAGTGCCATGTTAATGGTGGCCTTGTTTTTATACCTACAAAAAGTGATACAGATTGAGCAGCCACAGCCCAACCAACTTGATTCCATACAGCATTAGCATCTAGAGAATacggcagggaagaagggggggggggggaatgagagatGAGCGAAAGTTGGTTTGGGTGTGACCCCAAGCAAAAAGGTGTCCCACTGCCCCTGTGTATATCTATTTAGACTAAGGTCTTTGGGGAAGGGATTTACATGCTTATACAACctgaattatttttattattattggttacatttgtatcccacattttcccacctttttgcaggttcaatgtagcttacataataccgtgaaggcgttcgcccaccggtagagaaacaaatacaataagGTGTTGTgatcgaataaggttcatgtgtacagacacattaaggAATCATGAAGAGGAACAGAAGAGTTAGTTTAtgaccattacgagctttggtttcattgtgttgcagggttcgggcatttaagttgggtcggtagggtatgcctttttgaacatgttGGGTTTTAATAGTTTAATAGAATACAAATGTTATTTGTAAAGATGGACTAAAAATCCAAAATGTATTAGGAACCTGAGGAAGTAGGGACCGAACTTAAGTGCACGTGTTATGATGTTCAAGCACAGATATGTAGTCTTACAATTAGTATCATATGAGAAGGTTCTTAGTAGCCAATATATGGCTCATCAATGGTCTTCTGTTATATGAAATACCTTAGGTGccacagtagctttctgcattaaAAGTCTTCCTGTTGCTTCTAGGCATTAAGTATGACCAAATTTCTTCATATTCCCTCTATACACCCCTGAATACAGACACCAAAATCTCAACTTAATGCAAAACATGCTGGACATCACAGGTCCAATAAATATTATCATAGCCTGCAATGTATGAGCTTTTTAGAATaaatacaataggtattttctgCAGACGTGACCTAGCATGATTTGTAATAAAAGCAGCTGTCAAGGTTGCAAGGTATCATCTTGCCTTCCTCTAGCAGCACTTCTTATCTAATATTTTGATTTCAAAGAAGGAATGGTGTGCGacaaatatgtaaataaaatgaGCCTTCATTGTGGCGACCGGCACCAACATACAAGCTTATAAGGCTGCTGGCCGATGTTCTACAGAGATGGAGTGAGTTTGTGTGCAAGAAttgggaggagcatggatgcgtgTATGAGCACACATCCAAAAGCCTCCCgccaactgggtttgattccctgaCAGCACTCCCAGCTAGTGGAGATCAGCAGGGTGCAGATACGTGCATTATGCACATGTGCACCCCACTGAGAATAGAATACCCTCATGGCAGATTACTATCATTTTTTCAGAGCACCAAAAGTTGTTGGGTGATGCATGCAACTATCAGTGCATATGACCAACCCACCACAGATGTGCTGCCTTTCATATATTTTCTGCAGTGCTAGGGATTGAGCAAGAGTGTCAGTCACTCTTCTacttctggaattctttgctgttgtgtagctgggtttaaaagaggtttgaggGAAAGTCcacaaactgttattaaggtacactcgggaaaatccactgcaacaGGATATCAAAAGGCAGAAAGATTCCAtgctaagtacttgtgacctggattggccactgttagaaacaggatactgggcttgatggacctttggtctgatccactATAGCAATTCTTATGTCGGTGAAGTGCTTGGCTGTGGCTGAGGATGGCATAATAGAAGAAAGGCTGGGTTGGGGAGAAGAGAATGTGTGCTTGTATTGGTCAAATGTTTGGGATAAAAGGTGTTGTGGTCAGGCTTGGGGGAGGAAAGCCACTATGGTAGGCTCAGTGACAGTGCCATGCAgcagacctgggtttgattcccagatAAGGTCTTCCACTCCCCTGAGGCCAGGGCTGCTATGGAGATAGCACTAACAGCTGTTGTAAGGAGGGTGTCTCAGTCGGCACTTGATACCTAGTGGCTGTAATTGCAGggtcccagaaaaaaaaaaaacctagtgtATGTCCTCCTCCAGATCCTACACCCGGAGGACCATCAAACCAATGACTAGGGTTAGGTAAGCTATGGGTTGTAGTGAATGAAAAGTTATTGATGCTGGATTCCACCACTACTGAGTAACATGGAAACCCAGATAGGCGGAAGGAAAACTACATGAGCCCAACCCCTCCACTATAAAGATGAACCACAtcattttttaaatgtctttttaatttttgaatGGTGGTGTGCCATTCTCTCTGCAAGTCTCAGAATACCAGGACAATGATCTTAGCTTCACCTGCTATTAACCCCTTAATGCCCTTCTAAGAAAAGGGCATCAGGGACCCTCTTCCCTGTCTCAAGAAGGAGGCTGGAGAATCTGAGTGATTGGTGTGAAAAGGAATCATTTTTTCTCTCCTCTGTTCTTTTTAAATAAACAAGAAGTTCTGATTTCTAGAAGAACTTCAGCTTTAAAGAAAGAGCTTTTAGCTATGTACCTGGCCTGTGCACTTCTATAGCTATGAAGAACAGCACCATGACAGGAGCAGCTATGATTGGCTTTTGCACCTTACCCCATGCACTTCTAACTATGAACAGCAGCGCAGCACCACCGTGACAGCAGCAGCTGTTCCTGTCCTTTGCTCCTCACCTCAATTGCCTTGTAAAATATGCTGTTCCCAATCTGGACCACCTCCAGATTCTGCTCCTGCTCATTCCTGGCACACTTGATGTACGTCATCCAGCTGCGATGGTCCTCCTGGCTGGCATCTATGAAATAACGAACGGTGCTGTCCTCATTGAAGACCTGTGTTTTAGAAGAAAAATGGGGGAGGAGATGGAATATTAACAAAGCAGTATTCATAGTGCAAGTCTATTATCCCACAGAGAGAGTAAAAAGGCGTGCAAAAATTCATTGCTGTGGGTTCTGAGTTTTGCACTGGAAGCAGCTGAGAAGCAGTGCTATGGAGGGAGGAGGTTTGTATTTCATCTCATAGTGTTCACAGGCAAGGCACTGGGCTGGTTTCTCTTGAAGACAAGACATTTTTTGTCATGATCCACATGTCCCCAAAATGTTTAACACAAATAGATGAAACAACTCTTAATTCTTAAATTGCTCCCTGGTTCAGCACCTCTGACCAAAGTTGCTCCCTAATAGCTGCCTCCATCATATTACTGACCTAGCTACATCTTCCTCCCAGTCCTAACATCAGCTTGGTACTATAGGTAGGGccagagatggacatccttggaggAAGCTTTGCTTCGGGGATGTTACTCAGTTTTGACAAAGGGGCCTCTTGTAGGGCTGGGATGCCAAGCAATTGCCTTGTTTTTCACCCTTCTGCTTTGTTAATTTGATTGTAAACTTTTATTGTAAATTGCTGCTTGAAAAGTTATTGTTATTTGATTGTAAACTATTTTGCAATGTCAaatgaaaggtggt
This is a stretch of genomic DNA from Microcaecilia unicolor chromosome 6, aMicUni1.1, whole genome shotgun sequence. It encodes these proteins:
- the PRDM12 gene encoding PR domain zinc finger protein 12 — protein: MMGSVLPAEALVLRTGLKQQGLSLSEMITSDILHSFLYGRWRNVLGEQLFEEKSNHTNPKTAFTAEVLAQSFSGEVQKLSSLVLPSEVIIAQSSIPGEGLGIFSKTWIKAGTEMGPFTGRVISPEHVDLCKNNNLMWEVFNEDSTVRYFIDASQEDHRSWMTYIKCARNEQEQNLEVVQIGNSIFYKAIETIPPDQELLVWYGNSHNTFLGIPGVPGLEEEQKKNKHDDFHPADVSSAAAGRMRCVICHRGFNSRSNLRSHMRIHTLDKPFVCRFCNRRFSQSSTLRNHVRLHTGERPYKCQVCQSAYSQLAGLRAHQKSARHRPSASSLQAHSPTLPVPHPASLAHHIPTMVL